From Carassius carassius chromosome 15, fCarCar2.1, whole genome shotgun sequence:
aaaaaggcaAAAGCCTTGACTAGGACTTGACTAAGACTTGACGAAGACtaaactaacaacaaaacaattaacattatACGTAGAACAGAACTCtagacaaaatactcacagcaaGGTATCATTAAAGATAGACAGAGACAAAGCTTCACAACATTTGGCAAGACTTGACAATATATGACAACGTTAGACAACATTTGGCAATGAACCGAccaaggacagagaaacacaaggggttaataaagggaggctaataataaacacaacaggtggaacaggtaaatcaatgatgacaaaactagggaaacaaggggggcggggcaaggaaacgagacaacacaagcacatggcccaaagacaaggccatgtgcttgtacacaaaacatgggcctgtcatgatcctgccacaagactagaaaaaaaccaggacatgaaggcagaatcatgacaaaaTGCTCGCCTTGGTCCAACTCTGTGAAGCAACCTTCTCAAAGTGTCTTTTTTCTCACCATCTTGAGTAGCCTGGGGCTAAGTgaataatcagaaaaaaataaaaataaaaaattcaactttttgggtaaactattcctttttatatttttgcCTCCCCTTATCTTAAAATGAAGCATGTACAGTCTATGGAGGCAGTTTCTAGTCCTCTAAATGAGGGAATTGTCTCTATCTGTAACATCTGCGAGTCCCTCAAGAAAGCACATATCAGTCCCAACACTGACACATGCTCCAATTACAATCAAATTAGGAAGCATATTGAGGATGCTGAGCAGTGCCTGAAAACATCTGAGACAATGATTAAAGAAAAACTGGGATGTTTAGATGAAAGCATGGAGCAGCTTATTAGAGAGAAACTAAATGTTGAGGagcagaaaaaagagaaaagtctGGCCATGGATAATTTGCACATAAAGAAGAAATCCGCTGAGGAATCATTAAAGCATTCCAAAGCAGCTTTGGAGCAGGCTGAAAGTAGTGTAGAATCAGCAAATTATGCAATAAGAACTCATCGAGACAGAATGAATACATGTGATGATGTAGCAACTGCAGGGGCGATAATGCTTGCAATACCAATTTTTGGATGGATCGCTGGTGAGTATTACACTACTCTTATCATCCTGAATTGTAACAATTTgtgaatttatgcatttataaattGGAAGGACTGATGTGTATTCAGATATCTGTCCCCCTGTAGGTCCAATAATGATGAGTGAGGGAAAGTGGGGATTTGAAGAAGCTTTAAATGCCTTGAGAGATGCTGTATGGGAGAAACAAAACTCTGAGTCACAAGTGAGGAATTGCAATGTAAAAGTGCTTCATTACAAAAGAATAATCTCTAGGACACAGAATGAAATTGAGCAAACCAATGAAGCACTGAAGAGGACTGAGAGGAAGATTGAAGAGGTTCAAAAGCATCTGACGAGCACAGCTGATATTCAGGAAGTGGTCAGGAGAACTGTGAACCTTCTGAGTGTTCTTAGTGGAAGAGTCACTGTACTGGAGAGACAAACACAGCGTTTCATCCTCTGGCAGCCTGTAGTAAAGATCATGGAAGATGTGATGAAGGCAGTAGTAAATATATCTGAGAATCGGTTTCTCTATAGTGATGGTACACCAGGCCCTATAAATACGTTAAAGAAGAATGTTGGTGTATTACTGGCTTTATGCAACTCACCCAGTAATTCTGAAAATAACAGCTATTACTGATCATCAGAGTTGGGACTGGTAGGACTTATTTAC
This genomic window contains:
- the LOC132157903 gene encoding uncharacterized protein LOC132157903, giving the protein MKHVQSMEAVSSPLNEGIVSICNICESLKKAHISPNTDTCSNYNQIRKHIEDAEQCLKTSETMIKEKLGCLDESMEQLIREKLNVEEQKKEKSLAMDNLHIKKKSAEESLKHSKAALEQAESSVESANYAIRTHRDRMNTCDDVATAGAIMLAIPIFGWIAGPIMMSEGKWGFEEALNALRDAVWEKQNSESQVRNCNVKVLHYKRIISRTQNEIEQTNEALKRTERKIEEVQKHLTSTADIQEVVRRTVNLLSVLSGRVTVLERQTQRFILWQPVVKIMEDVMKAVVNISENRFLYSDGTPGPINTLKKNVGVLLALCNSPSNSENNSYY